AGAAGACGCCGTCGGTGACGATCAGGCGACGGCGGGCACCGGCCGCCTCGACCAGGCGCGCCTCGAGCTCTGCCATGTCGCGGTTCGCGTAGCGGTAGCGGGCCGCCTTCGACAGCCGGATGCCGTCGATGATCGATGCGTGGTTGAGCGCGTCGGAGATCACGGCGTCGTCGGCGCTCAGCAGCGTCTCGAACAGACCGCCGTTCGCGTCGAAGCAGGAGGAGTAGAGGATGCATGCCTCCTGGCTCAGGAACGCGGCCAGCCGCGACTCGAGCTCGAGATGCTGGGTCTGGGTGCCGCAGATGAAGCGCACGGAGGCCATGCCGAAGCCCCAGTCGTCGAGCGCGACCTTGGCGGCCTCGACGATCGCCGGGTGGTCGGCGAGACCGAGGTAGTTGTTGGCGCAGAAGTTGAGCACCTGCTGGCCGTTCGCAGTCACGGTCGCCGATTGCGGCGAGTCGATGGCGCGCTCGCGCTTGGTGAGGCCCGCGGCCTCGATCTCGGCGAGCTCGTCGGTGATGGACTCTCGGATGGAGAACACGGGGCTCCTTAGCTGGTGAAGTCGAGGATGACCTTGCCGGCGCTGCCTGCGCGGGCGCGATCGAACGCGCCCTCCCAGTCGGCGAAGGCGAAGCGGTCGGTGATGATGGGGGAGACGTCGAGGCCGGTCTGCGCCATGGCAGACATGGCGTACCAGGTCTCGAACATCTCGCGCCCGTAGATGCCCTGGATGGTCAGCATGTGCGAGACGACCTTGCCGAAGTCGACCTCGATGGGCGCCGAGGGCAGGCCGAGCATGGCGCAGCGGCCGCCGAAGTTGAGGTTCTCGATGATGCCGACGAGTGCCGCGGGCGAGCCCGACATCTCGAGCGCCACGTCGAAGCCCTCGGTCATGCCCAGCTCGCGCTGGACATCCTTGATCTCCTGCTCGCGCGGGTTGAGGGCCCGGAAGCCGAGCGAGCCGGCGAGCTCGAGCCGGGCCTCCGAGAGGTCGGTGACGACGATGTGGCGTGCGCCCGCATGCCGGGCGACCATCGCGGCCATGAGGCCGATGGGGCCGGCGCCGGTGACCAGCACGTCCTCCCCGACGACCGGGAACTTCAGCGCCGTGTGCACCGCGTTGCCGAACGGGTCGTAGATGCCGAAGACATCCAGCTGCTGCTCGGTCGCGCTGTCGGCCGTCACGCCGGGGTGCACCCAGACGTTCGCCGAGGGCAGCACCACGAACTCGGCGAAGCAGCCGTCGCGCTGCACGCCCAGGTTGGAGGTGCGGATGCAGAGGTGACGGCGGCCGGCGCGGCAGTTGCGGCAGTGCCCGCACACGACGTGTCCCTCACCGCTCATCAGCTGCCCGACGGCGAAGTCGGTGACGCCCTCGCCGACCTCGACGATCTCACCGCAGAACTCGTGCCCCACGGTCAGGCCGGGCGTGACCGCCGACTGCGCCCACGCATCCCACCCGTCGATGTGCAGATCGGTGCCGCAGATGCCGGCGCGCAGCACCCGCACCTTGACATGGCCGGGCGGGGTCTCGGGCTCCGGGATCTCGACCAGCTCGAGCCCTGGCTTGCCTCGGGTCACGAGTGCGTGCATGGACGTCTCCATCGACTGTGGTGGGTTGCCCTCATCCTGCCACCTCGGCTGCGTGCACAACGCAAGCCGGATGGGGCCGATCAGCGGTGGATGCGGGAGGCGGGGCGGATGCGCGGCAGGATCCGGAGACCTGACTTGCGTTGTGCGTCGGGCCGATCGGGCGCCGGCGCTCGGTATCCTGGGGGCATGACCGATCCGTATGCGTCCGCCGGCGTCGACACCGAGGCGGGCGACCGCGCCGTCGAGCTCATGAAGGCCGCGGTCTCGCGCACCCACGGCCCGGGCGTGCTGGGCGGAGTCGGCGGCTTCGCGGGCCTGTTCGACCTCTCGGCCGCGGGCGCCTACGCGAAGCCGCTGCTGGCCACCTCCACCGACGGCGTGGGCACGAAGATCGCGCTCGCCCAGGCGATCGACAAGCACGACACCATCGGCCAGGATCTCGTGGGCATGGTCGTCGACGACATCGTCGTGGTGGGCGCGAAGCCGCTGTTCATGACCGACTACATCGCCACCGGCCGCGTCGTGCCCGAGCGCATCGCCGACATCGTGCGCGGCATCGCCCAGGCGTGCGAGGCGACCGGCACCGCACTGGTCGGCGGCGAGACGGCGGAGCACCCGGGCGTCATGGAGCCCGACGACTACGACGTGGCGGGCGCCGCCGTCGGCATCGTCGAGGCGGATGCGGTGCTGAGCGCCGAGCGCGTGCAGTCGGGTGACGTCGTGGTCGCCATGGCCTCCTCCGGCCTGCACTCCAACGGCTTCTCGCTCGTGCGCCACATCCTGGCAGGGCGCGGCATCGCGCTCACCGACCGGGTCGACGAGCTGGGAGGCGTCGCCGCCGAGATGCTGCTCGAGCCCACCAGGCTCTACACGCTGCCGCTGCTCAGCATGCTCGACACCGGCCTCGGCATCCGCTCGATCTCGCACGTCACCGGCGGCGGCATCGCCGCCAACCTCGCGCGCGTGCTCCCGCAGCAGCTCGCGGTCGAGATCGACCGCTCGCTCTGGCCGGTGCCCGAGGTGTTCGACGCGCTCGCCCAGCTTGGCGGCTTCCCGCTCACCGAGGCGGAGGGCACCTGGAACCTGGGCCTCGGCATGCTCGTGGTGGTCGACCCCGCGGATGCGGCAGGCGTCATCGCGCAGAGCGAGCAGTCGGGCATCCCCGCCTGGAGGGTCGGCAGCGTGCAGGCGTCGCCGAGCGACCCGTCCGGCTGGGTGCGCGGAGCGAAGGGCGTCGACGGCGGCGCCGTGCGGCTGGCGGGCGCCTACCGCTGAGCCAGGCTGGGCGCGCTCGGCCTCGGTCGAGCGCAGCGCCTTCGCACCGAGCGTCGCCTCGCGGTGCTCCCAGCCGATGACCCCGCGGTGTGGGGCAAGCGTCCAGGTTGTGTCGATGCGCGCGGCGTAGCGTGGCACACGGCTCGGGCCTCTGCGTGCACGGGCCGCCGCGCGACGACTCTGAAGGGGGTGCCGGATGCCGTCGGATGCCGACCGATTCCGCCCTCACGATCGGTCGATCGCAGAGCAGTCGCCGCCTGCGCAGGAGCCGATCCAGCAGCAGCCACGGCCGCTGCACGCCGCCCAGCAGCCTGCCGTGCCGCAGGCGGCCTCAACACAGCAGCCCACGCCCCGGTACGCGCCGCCGGGCGCCCTGCCCGCCGCTGCGCCCTACGCCGCCTTCGACGGCCGCGATGCCCCGCTCATCCACCCTGCCGCGGCACAGGCCTCGAGCCTGACGCCATACGGCGTGCCCGTCTACCAGGCGCCGGCATACATCTATGCCCCGCTGCCCGCGCGCGGCCTCTCGATCACCGCGCTCGTGCTCGGTGTGTGCTCGTTCCTGTTCGCCTGGACCCTCGTGGTCGTGCCGATCATCGGCATCGTGTTCGGCTTCCTCGCGCTCAAGCGAGAGCCGGCAGGCAGGACGCTGGCGATCGTGGGCATGGTGGCCTCCGCGATCGGCCTGCTGTTCGTGCTGCTGTTCTACCTGCTGCCGTTCGTGGCGTTCTTCGGGGCGCTCCTGATGGCGGCCGCTGCCTGACGCGGCATCCGCCGATCTCAGCCGGTTCCCGGCGTCGGGGCCTAGGCTCTCTGTGGCGCAGCACGCGTCCCCCTGCACTCAGCTCCCATCACGCGAGGATTGTCATGACCTACACGCCCCCTGAGCAGCCCGCTCAGCAGCCCGTTCAGCAGCCCGCCGGCGGCGGCTACCAGGCCTACCAGCCGACCGGCCAGTCGCAGTACGGCTACGCTGCGGCCGCATCGACGAAGAAGACGCTCTCGATGTGGGGCCTCATCCTCGGCATCTCGAGCATCATCATCCCGATCTTCCTCAACGCGATCGCCGGCGGTGTGCTCTCGGGCATCGGCCTCGCCAAGGAGCCCGCGGCCAAGACGATGGCCATCTGGGGCCTCGTGATCTCGATCCTCGGCTTCATCTGGAACATCGTCTTCTGGACCGTGGTCGTCCCGATCATCATCTTCGCGACGATCGCGGCGTCGGTCGGCCAGTACGGCTACTGAGCCACACCGAGCACTCGCACGAAGGGCCCGCCGATCGGCGGGCCCTTCGTCGTCTGCGGTGCGCGCCCTCAGCTCGCCGCGCCGGTCAGCACTCGATGTAGGCCACGGCGAGACCGCCGAGCGCCGTCTCCTTGTACTTGTCGCTCATGTCGGCGCCCGTGCGGCGCATCGTCTCGACGGCGGTGTCGAGCGAGACGTAGTGCGTGCCGTCACCCTGCTTCGCCATGCGCGCCGCGTTGATCGCCTTGACGCTCGCCATCGCGTTGCGCTCGATGCAGGGGATCTGCACGAGGCCCTTGATCGGGTCGCACGTGAGGCCGAGGTTGTGCTCGATGCCGATCTCTGCGGCGTTCTCGATCTGCTCCGGCGTCGCGCCCAGCACCGCCGCGAAGCCGCCGGCAGCCATCGCGCATGCCGAGCCGACCTCGCCCTGGCAGCCGACCTCCGCGCCAGAGATCGAGGCGTTCGACTTGATGATGATGCCGATCGCGCCGGCCACCAGCAGGAAGCGCACCTGCCACGACAGCTCGTCGTCGACGCAGTTCGCAAAGCGGTCGGCGTAGTGCATGACGGCGGGGATGATGCCGGCCGCGCCGTTCGTCGGCGCCGTCACGACACGGGCGCCCGCGGCGTTCTCCTCGTTGACGGCGAGCGCGTAGAGGTTGACCCACTCCATGCCTTCGAGCAGGTCGGGCCTGCCCTGCTTGGGTGCCGCGTCGCGCTCGAGCAGCTTCGCGTGCCACTCCTTCGAGCGCCGCTTCACGTCGAGCCCGCCCGGCAGCACGCCTGGCGTCTCGATGCCGTTGGCGACGCACTCCTGCATGACGACCCAGATGCGCTCGAGTTGCGCGATGGTCTCCTCGCGCGTGCGCCAGGCGGCCTCGTTCTCGAGCATGAGCTCCGCGACAGACAGCCCGGTCTCACGGCACAGCGCGACCAGCTCGTCGCCGTGCGTGAACGGATAGGGCACCGGGTGCAGCTGCTCGGCGGGGGCCGGCACGGGGGCGAGCACGTCACCCTCGTCGTGCCGCATCACGAAGCCGCCGCCGATCGAGTAGTAGCCAGCGCTCGCGATGACGTCGTCGGATGCGTCGTAGGCGGTGATGCGCAGCGCGTTCGGGTGCTCGCGGCGCACGGTGAGGGGCCGGAAGACGAACACCTTCGCCTCGTCGAACGGCACCGTGAGGCGGCCGCCGATCGAGAGCTCGCCGCTGCTGCGGATCGCCTCGAGCGTCGCCGTGATCTGGGGGGTCTCGACGGTGTCGGGCGCGAGGCCGGAGAGCCCGAGCATGATGGCGGTGTCCGTGCCGTGGCCCGAGCCGGTGGCGCCGAGCGAGCCGAGCAGGTCGACGCGCAGCCGCACGATGTCTGCGAACCTGCCGGAGGCATCCGCCTGCCCGATGAAGTCGAGGGCGGCACGCATCGGGCCGATGGTGTGCGACGAGGAGGGGCCGATGCCGACCTTGAACAGGTCGAGCACCGACAGCGATTCGAAGACCGGGGCGGTGGCCGTCGCGTGGCTGCCGATCTCGGTCGCCTCTGCGCCCTGCCCGTTCGTGATCGGCGACTTGCCCTTGGTCATCGCGTGCGAGGTCACGATCGGCTCCTTCGCCTCATGCGCGGCGCCAGGTTCGGCGACGCTGCGCTCGAGGGGCCGAGCGCGTGTCGATCAGAGCACCTGCGTCAGGCGCTGCGGCCGTGCTGGACGTCGTCGGCGAAGTCGTCGCCGTCGGCATCGCCATCGCCGTCGTACTCGGCGTAGTCGGCCCACTTGTCGACGAGCTCGTCGTTCGCGGGTGCGCTCCCCAGCTCTTGCTGCAGCACGGAGTAGTTGATGTTCGGGCTGTAAGCCTTCAACTCGCGCGCGATCTTGGTGTGCTTTGCCTTCTGGCGACCACGACCCATGCTGGACCCCCCTTGCGGACGGCGCCGACGTGCAAGTCGACGAACGGTGTGAGAACTGCGATATAAGTCCAACCTGCATCGTAGCATCGACGGTGCTTGGCGGCTGTGCACCGGCCATGACTGGGGATAGGAGTTCGCTCGCGTCAGGCCGCGACCGCCGGCACGAGCAGGGCCCCCAGCAGGATGCCGAGGGATGCGGCGATCGCGCCGCCCACGAGGGTCACCGCGAGCGTCGCGAAGGCGTGGCCGCCGCGGCGGCGCTCGAGCTGCTCGACCGCCTGCGTCGCGAACGCGGAGTAGGTGGAGAGGCCGCCGCAGAAGCCGGTGACGAGGATGGCCTGCCAGGTGGCGTCGAGCGGCAGCAGGCTCGAGCAGAAGCCGGCGATGAGGCTCGCGACGATGTTGACGGCGATCGTGGCGCGCACGGGCCGGTCGCCAGCGAGCGCGCCGGCGAGGAAGCGCACGACGGCACCCAGGCCGCCTGCGAGCGCGACCCCCAGCAGCTCGAGCGGGCTCATGCGGCCCTGCCCTTCGCGAGCCGGTGACCGAGCGCGAGCCCGGACCACGCCGCGAGCATGCAGGCTCCGAGCATGCCGAGCGCCAGCAGGATGCCCGGCAGCGCGGGGACGATCGTGGCGAAGCCGCCCGTGCTGGCAGACGCGGTCACGCTGGCCACGGCAACCGCGCTGAAGGTGGTGAAGCCGCCGAGGAACCCCGCGCCGATGCCGTGCCGCAGCCAGGCGGGAGCGTCGGCGAGCGCGGCGACCGAGATGCCCAGCACTGCGGAGCCCAGCGCATTGACGGCGAACAGGAGCCACCAGTCGGGGATCGCCTCCTGCAGCAGCGCGCGCGCTGCCGTGCCGAGCGCGCCGCCGACGAGCACGGCGAGCACGGATCGCAGCAGCATTCGCCCAGCGTAGGCCGCCCGCCCGCCCGCCCCCGTCGCTGACTGCTCCGGGGACCCTGTCGCCGAGCGGAGACCCGTTGCAGCAGGTCCCCGCCCGGCGAGCGGGTCCCGGTGACGAGGTCAGGGATGGGTGAGGTCGGCTGTGGAGGAGGGTAGACGGATCTACGAGCGTGGGGGCGGCGAGGGGCGGCGAGGGCGGCGAGGGCCGGCGAGCAGGGTGCGCGGGTCGGTGGTCAGCGCAGCGAGCGGAGCGCGGGCGAGGCGGGACGCAGCCGCGGTACCGCGTGCGCGAGCAGCAGCCGCTCCAGGCGAGCCGGCTGCATGACATCGGCCCAGACCCAGCGCAGCATGTCTGCAGCGAAGCGCAGGTCGTCCTCGCGCGCCTTCTCCACGGCGAGCGCCTGCGCGCCCTTCCGGCCTTCGCGGTCCGCGAGCTCGCCGTACTTCACCATGCCGTCGAACTCGCCGAGCAGCGGGCGGCGCTCGGCGAACTCCCAGCGCATGTCCGGCCGATATCGCTTGCCGCTGCGGCCGGTCACCCACGGCTGCAGCTGCGGCGGCGCGAATCCGAGCTGATGGATGCGCACTCGGCTGTAGGACTCGCCGACCGACTCGGCGGCCGCGTCGGCGAACCCGATCGCCCACGTCGCGGCTGCCCGGCCACGCCGTCCCTGGCGATCGAGCGCCTCGAGCAGCGCCTCCCGCTGCACCGCGCCGGACCGCAGCGCGTTGTCGATCGCGGCGACCGCCACCAGCGGATCGCGACGACGAGCGACGTCGGCGAGCGCATAGGGGAGGGAGCACACCAACAGGCCGCCGACGTGGGTGACGTCCCCGGGATCCAGCTCGCCCCGGGAATGGCTGACGCCCGCCTTCTTGCCGGCAGTTCGAGTGTCGCCCGCGGTGAACACCAGAGCCGGGTCCTCACCGAACGGCACTCCATGGAGCGCGAGCGCTGACTCGAGCGCGAAGGTCGGGTGATCGCGCGCTGCGGCCACCGCGGCGATGCGGGCGCAGTACCTCGATTCCGGCGTCGCCGATTCGAGCCCGCGGGAGTCGACGTAGAAGCCGCGACGGATCCGAGCGAGCCCGTCGTCCCGCTCGGGCACCGACCAGGGATCGGCTGCCAGGATCTCGCTCGTGCGGATCGGACGCAGCCGATCGCCCTGCCCGCCATCGAGATGTTCCATGACCGCACGGTCGCACGGTCTCCCGCGATCGCGCGTCGCGCATCCGCCCGCCTGTGGACGACTGTCAGGGGACCCGCTCGCGAGCCGGGGACCTGCTGCAACGGGTCCCTGGACGGCAAGCGGGTCCCCGGGCCGAAGGCGCCCCAGCGAGAGCAGGGATGCCGGGCTGCGAGGAGAGGCGAAGGGCCGCGAGACAGCGTCGCCGGCGCGTCGCGACGCGAGGCCTTGACATTGACGTTGCGTCAACCTCTAGCGTCGTGGACATGGAGTGGTCGATCCAGCGCATCGCGAAGCTCGCCGGTGTCTCGAGCCGCACGCTGCGGCACTACGACGCCGTCGGGATCCTCGAACCTGCCCGTACCGATGCGGGAGGGATGCGCTGGTACGACGAGGCGTCGCTCGCCCGACTGCAGCGCATCCTGCTGCTGCGCGGGCTGGGCGTGGGGATCCCCGCGATCGCCGACAGCCTCGAGCGCGCATCCGATGAGGAGGCGCTCGCGGCGCACCTCGTCGACCTCGAGCGAGAGGCGACACGCATCCAGCGGCAGATCCGCGCCGTCGAGCAGACGTTGCGGGCACGAGAGAAGGGAACCGCCATGACGGCAGAGGAAGCGCTCGACGGGTTCGATCAGAGCCA
The window above is part of the Agrococcus sp. ARC_14 genome. Proteins encoded here:
- the tdh gene encoding L-threonine 3-dehydrogenase; translated protein: MHALVTRGKPGLELVEIPEPETPPGHVKVRVLRAGICGTDLHIDGWDAWAQSAVTPGLTVGHEFCGEIVEVGEGVTDFAVGQLMSGEGHVVCGHCRNCRAGRRHLCIRTSNLGVQRDGCFAEFVVLPSANVWVHPGVTADSATEQQLDVFGIYDPFGNAVHTALKFPVVGEDVLVTGAGPIGLMAAMVARHAGARHIVVTDLSEARLELAGSLGFRALNPREQEIKDVQRELGMTEGFDVALEMSGSPAALVGIIENLNFGGRCAMLGLPSAPIEVDFGKVVSHMLTIQGIYGREMFETWYAMSAMAQTGLDVSPIITDRFAFADWEGAFDRARAGSAGKVILDFTS
- the purM gene encoding phosphoribosylformylglycinamidine cyclo-ligase; the encoded protein is MTDPYASAGVDTEAGDRAVELMKAAVSRTHGPGVLGGVGGFAGLFDLSAAGAYAKPLLATSTDGVGTKIALAQAIDKHDTIGQDLVGMVVDDIVVVGAKPLFMTDYIATGRVVPERIADIVRGIAQACEATGTALVGGETAEHPGVMEPDDYDVAGAAVGIVEADAVLSAERVQSGDVVVAMASSGLHSNGFSLVRHILAGRGIALTDRVDELGGVAAEMLLEPTRLYTLPLLSMLDTGLGIRSISHVTGGGIAANLARVLPQQLAVEIDRSLWPVPEVFDALAQLGGFPLTEAEGTWNLGLGMLVVVDPADAAGVIAQSEQSGIPAWRVGSVQASPSDPSGWVRGAKGVDGGAVRLAGAYR
- a CDS encoding DUF4190 domain-containing protein, with the protein product MPSDADRFRPHDRSIAEQSPPAQEPIQQQPRPLHAAQQPAVPQAASTQQPTPRYAPPGALPAAAPYAAFDGRDAPLIHPAAAQASSLTPYGVPVYQAPAYIYAPLPARGLSITALVLGVCSFLFAWTLVVVPIIGIVFGFLALKREPAGRTLAIVGMVASAIGLLFVLLFYLLPFVAFFGALLMAAAA
- a CDS encoding L-serine ammonia-lyase translates to MTSHAMTKGKSPITNGQGAEATEIGSHATATAPVFESLSVLDLFKVGIGPSSSHTIGPMRAALDFIGQADASGRFADIVRLRVDLLGSLGATGSGHGTDTAIMLGLSGLAPDTVETPQITATLEAIRSSGELSIGGRLTVPFDEAKVFVFRPLTVRREHPNALRITAYDASDDVIASAGYYSIGGGFVMRHDEGDVLAPVPAPAEQLHPVPYPFTHGDELVALCRETGLSVAELMLENEAAWRTREETIAQLERIWVVMQECVANGIETPGVLPGGLDVKRRSKEWHAKLLERDAAPKQGRPDLLEGMEWVNLYALAVNEENAAGARVVTAPTNGAAGIIPAVMHYADRFANCVDDELSWQVRFLLVAGAIGIIIKSNASISGAEVGCQGEVGSACAMAAGGFAAVLGATPEQIENAAEIGIEHNLGLTCDPIKGLVQIPCIERNAMASVKAINAARMAKQGDGTHYVSLDTAVETMRRTGADMSDKYKETALGGLAVAYIEC
- a CDS encoding DUF3073 domain-containing protein, producing the protein MGRGRQKAKHTKIARELKAYSPNINYSVLQQELGSAPANDELVDKWADYAEYDGDGDADGDDFADDVQHGRSA
- a CDS encoding CrcB family protein, with amino-acid sequence MSPLELLGVALAGGLGAVVRFLAGALAGDRPVRATIAVNIVASLIAGFCSSLLPLDATWQAILVTGFCGGLSTYSAFATQAVEQLERRRGGHAFATLAVTLVGGAIAASLGILLGALLVPAVAA
- a CDS encoding CrcB family protein; this encodes MLLRSVLAVLVGGALGTAARALLQEAIPDWWLLFAVNALGSAVLGISVAALADAPAWLRHGIGAGFLGGFTTFSAVAVASVTASASTGGFATIVPALPGILLALGMLGACMLAAWSGLALGHRLAKGRAA
- a CDS encoding MerR family transcriptional regulator is translated as MEWSIQRIAKLAGVSSRTLRHYDAVGILEPARTDAGGMRWYDEASLARLQRILLLRGLGVGIPAIADSLERASDEEALAAHLVDLEREATRIQRQIRAVEQTLRAREKGTAMTAEEALDGFDQSQYEQEVTERWGADAWKRGQDWWKRMSDQDKRAHMQEHLDIAAGYEAAKKAEEPADSDVVQALVERHYRWLGAGWQQAEPDLEYFVNLGDMYVEDDRFSANYGGREGAEYVRDAMRAFAERRRR